The following proteins are co-located in the Spinactinospora alkalitolerans genome:
- a CDS encoding DUF7800 domain-containing protein — translation MTAGLRLGPMLRHVSETTAAIWVETDAPCRVTVTAGTATASADTFTVHDHHYALCELTGLAPGSALPYEVRLDGAAVWPEPDSPHPPSLVRTPDGTSPARIVFGSCRTPTDHGPAAVLRYGVDMVRAYALRLADQRRGQDPDAAAEQTGDLDSGEPTVLLMIGDQIYADEIQPSMAEFLRRRRAQRTEREDADPPVDEVVFFDEYAELYRQAWSDPDIRWLLSTVPTLMLFDDHDIRDDWNTSGTWRREIAENPWWRPRITSGLGTYWIYQHLGNLSCEERAADPVLKAVTAQPGDAREVVDSFAWRAHTEPPSYRWSYRYDIGRSRVLMVDNRCGRIVEDDARRTILGPEDAAWLDSQLTGDVDHLVLTSTLPFLMPSGVHYLEAWNEAVCAGAWGSRLRRPAEKMRQKIDLEHWAAFQRSFAAISDSVLRVAAGERGAPPASVLFLGGDVHFSYLARAGARDARTRAATSGTRIAQLVCSPTCNWLQPVMRRMMWVSARAITGLAWGLIARLAGVRPPALAWHLDDGPWYDNTLATLVLDGREADVSWEYSPLLKQTLRERSPGEAARPEVRRLNRYRLTG, via the coding sequence GTGACTGCTGGACTGCGGCTCGGCCCGATGCTGCGCCACGTGAGCGAGACGACGGCGGCGATCTGGGTCGAGACCGACGCGCCGTGCCGGGTCACCGTGACCGCCGGAACCGCGACCGCCTCCGCCGACACCTTCACGGTGCACGACCACCATTACGCGTTGTGCGAACTGACCGGCCTGGCCCCCGGATCGGCCCTGCCTTACGAGGTCCGGCTCGACGGCGCGGCGGTCTGGCCGGAGCCGGACTCGCCGCACCCGCCGAGCCTGGTCCGGACACCGGACGGCACGAGCCCGGCCCGCATCGTGTTCGGCTCCTGCCGCACGCCCACCGACCACGGCCCCGCGGCGGTGCTGCGCTACGGCGTCGACATGGTGCGCGCCTACGCGCTGCGGCTGGCCGATCAGCGGCGCGGGCAGGACCCGGACGCGGCCGCCGAGCAGACCGGGGACCTGGACTCCGGCGAGCCCACGGTGCTGCTGATGATCGGCGACCAGATCTACGCCGACGAGATCCAGCCGTCCATGGCCGAGTTCCTGAGGCGCCGCCGCGCGCAGCGGACCGAGCGGGAGGACGCCGATCCCCCGGTGGACGAGGTCGTGTTCTTCGACGAGTACGCCGAGCTGTACCGGCAGGCGTGGTCGGACCCCGACATCCGCTGGCTGCTGTCCACCGTGCCGACGCTGATGCTCTTCGACGACCACGACATCCGCGACGACTGGAACACCTCCGGCACCTGGCGCCGCGAGATCGCCGAGAACCCGTGGTGGCGGCCCCGGATCACCTCAGGGCTCGGCACCTACTGGATCTACCAGCACCTGGGCAACCTGTCCTGTGAGGAGCGCGCGGCCGATCCGGTCCTGAAGGCGGTCACCGCGCAGCCGGGCGACGCGCGCGAGGTCGTCGACTCCTTCGCCTGGCGCGCGCACACCGAGCCGCCCTCCTACCGCTGGAGCTACCGCTACGACATCGGGCGCAGCCGGGTGCTGATGGTGGACAACCGGTGCGGGCGCATCGTCGAGGACGACGCCCGGCGGACCATACTCGGCCCCGAGGACGCCGCGTGGCTGGACTCCCAGCTCACCGGCGACGTCGACCACCTGGTACTGACCAGCACGCTGCCGTTCCTGATGCCCTCGGGCGTGCACTACCTGGAGGCGTGGAACGAGGCCGTGTGCGCGGGAGCCTGGGGCTCGCGCCTGCGCCGCCCGGCCGAGAAGATGCGCCAGAAGATCGACCTGGAGCACTGGGCGGCGTTCCAGCGCTCCTTCGCCGCGATCTCGGACTCGGTGCTGCGGGTGGCCGCGGGCGAGCGCGGCGCGCCCCCGGCCAGCGTGCTCTTCCTCGGCGGCGACGTGCACTTCTCCTACCTGGCCCGGGCCGGGGCCAGGGACGCGCGGACCCGCGCGGCCACGTCGGGCACCCGCATCGCCCAGTTGGTGTGCTCCCCCACCTGCAACTGGCTGCAGCCGGTGATGCGCCGGATGATGTGGGTGTCGGCGCGCGCGATCACCGGCCTGGCCTGGGGCCTGATAGCGCGGCTGGCGGGGGTGCGGCCGCCGGCGCTGGCCTGGCATCTGGACGACGGCCCCTGGTACGACAACACGCTGGCCACGCTGGTCCTTGATGGGCGGGAGGCCGATGTGAGCTGGGAGTACTCCCCCTTGCTGAAGCAGACCCTGCGGGAGCGCTCGCCGGGCGAGGCCGCCCGGCCCGAGGTGCGGCGGCTCAACCGCTACCGGCTGACCGGCTGA
- a CDS encoding 5-oxoprolinase subunit C family protein: MPALEVLETGMLTTVQDAGRWGHASLGVGASGAADPVSFGLANRLLANPADAAALEVTLGGLRVRARGDLTVAVTGAPCPVDCGGRAGAMNCVLRLPDGAELRLGRAERGLRSYVAVRGGIAVPPVLGSRSTDTLAGLGPPPPAPGAVLPAGPPPGAFPAVDAAPVAELPADEVRLRVVLGPRDDWFHPDAVRTLLDAPYEVTGRSDRVGARLAGPPLRRTRPDELPSEGMVPGALQVPPDGDPVLFLADHPVTGGYPVIAVVATPGVALAAQARPGTRLRFHL, encoded by the coding sequence ATGCCAGCCCTTGAGGTGCTAGAGACCGGAATGCTCACCACCGTGCAGGACGCCGGGCGGTGGGGCCACGCCTCACTGGGCGTGGGGGCCTCCGGTGCGGCGGATCCGGTCTCGTTCGGTCTGGCCAACCGGCTGCTGGCCAACCCGGCCGACGCCGCGGCGCTGGAGGTGACCCTGGGAGGGCTGCGGGTGCGCGCCCGCGGGGACCTGACGGTGGCGGTGACCGGCGCGCCGTGCCCGGTGGACTGCGGCGGCCGCGCCGGCGCGATGAACTGCGTGCTGCGTCTGCCCGACGGCGCGGAACTGCGCCTGGGCCGGGCTGAACGCGGGCTGCGCAGCTACGTGGCCGTGCGCGGCGGGATCGCGGTGCCGCCGGTCCTGGGCTCCCGCAGCACCGACACCCTCGCCGGACTCGGCCCGCCGCCGCCCGCCCCCGGCGCGGTGCTGCCCGCCGGACCGCCGCCGGGGGCGTTCCCCGCCGTCGACGCCGCGCCGGTCGCCGAGCTGCCCGCCGACGAGGTGCGGCTGCGGGTGGTGCTCGGCCCGCGCGACGACTGGTTCCATCCCGACGCGGTGCGCACGCTGCTCGATGCGCCCTATGAGGTGACCGGCCGCAGCGACCGGGTGGGCGCCCGGCTGGCCGGCCCCCCGCTGCGCCGCACCCGCCCGGACGAGCTGCCCAGCGAGGGCATGGTCCCGGGGGCCCTGCAGGTCCCGCCCGACGGCGACCCCGTGCTCTTCCTCGCCGACCATCCGGTCACCGGCGGCTACCCGGTCATCGCCGTCGTGGCGACCCCCGGCGTCGCCCTGGCGGCCCAGGCGCGGCCCGGCACCCGGCTGCGGTTCCACCTGTGA
- a CDS encoding NRAMP family divalent metal transporter, whose translation MNRSPGPAARPTAPRAAGRGVLLGAMFLMATSAIGPGFITQTTNFTAQLGAAFAFAILVSILVDIAVQLNIWRVVGVAGTRAQDLANKVLPGAGYLLAALIVFGGLVFNVGNIAGTALGLDALIGLDVKIGGAVSAVIAIAIFLIKRAGAAMDRIIIVFGVLMIAMTLYVALVSDPPVGEALRQSVLPDEIGFVAIVTIIGGTVGGYITYAGAHRLVDAGISGPENSRAIARASVIGIIVTGVMRVLLFLAVLGVVTGGAAILESTNPPAEAFSQAAGEAGLRLFGLIMWAAAISSVIGASYTSISFVATFSPRLTRNRGWLVAGFIVISMVIYLVLGQAPATLLILAGALNGLILPVGMGIMLWVAARRSRDLLHGYRYPLWLLLLGVLAWLLTVYIAVQSLSGIAALWE comes from the coding sequence ATGAACCGATCGCCAGGTCCCGCCGCCAGACCCACCGCCCCCCGGGCCGCCGGGCGCGGCGTCCTCCTCGGTGCGATGTTCCTGATGGCCACCAGCGCCATCGGCCCCGGCTTCATCACCCAGACCACGAACTTCACCGCGCAGCTCGGCGCGGCGTTTGCGTTCGCGATCCTGGTGTCGATCCTCGTCGACATCGCCGTCCAGCTGAACATCTGGCGCGTCGTCGGCGTGGCCGGCACCCGAGCCCAGGACCTGGCCAACAAGGTGCTGCCCGGAGCGGGGTACCTGCTCGCCGCGCTCATCGTCTTCGGCGGGCTGGTGTTCAACGTCGGCAACATCGCCGGGACGGCGCTGGGCCTGGACGCGCTCATCGGCCTCGACGTCAAGATCGGCGGCGCCGTCTCCGCCGTGATCGCGATCGCGATCTTCCTCATCAAGCGGGCCGGCGCGGCGATGGACCGCATCATCATCGTCTTCGGCGTGCTGATGATCGCCATGACGCTGTACGTGGCGCTCGTCTCCGACCCGCCCGTGGGCGAGGCGCTGCGCCAGTCGGTGCTGCCCGACGAGATCGGGTTCGTCGCGATCGTCACCATCATCGGCGGCACCGTCGGCGGCTACATCACCTACGCCGGCGCGCACCGGCTCGTCGACGCCGGCATCAGCGGCCCGGAGAACTCCAGGGCGATCGCCAGGGCCTCGGTCATCGGCATCATCGTCACCGGCGTCATGCGGGTGCTGCTGTTCCTGGCCGTGCTCGGCGTGGTCACGGGCGGCGCCGCCATCCTGGAATCCACCAACCCGCCGGCCGAGGCGTTCTCCCAGGCGGCCGGCGAGGCGGGGCTGCGGCTGTTCGGCCTGATCATGTGGGCGGCGGCGATCAGCTCGGTGATCGGCGCGTCCTACACCTCGATCTCCTTCGTGGCGACCTTCTCGCCGCGGCTGACCCGCAACCGCGGTTGGCTGGTGGCCGGCTTCATCGTGATCTCCATGGTGATCTACCTGGTACTCGGCCAGGCCCCGGCCACGCTGCTGATCCTCGCCGGCGCGCTCAACGGGCTCATCCTGCCCGTCGGCATGGGCATCATGCTCTGGGTCGCGGCACGGCGCTCGCGCGACCTGCTGCACGGCTACCGCTACCCGCTCTGGCTGCTCCTGCTCGGCGTGCTGGCCTGGCTGCTGACGGTCTACATCGCCGTGCAGTCGCTGTCGGGCATCGCCGCGCTCTGGGAGTGA
- a CDS encoding LamB/YcsF family protein translates to MHIDLNSDLGEGFGRWELGDDEALLSIVTSANVACGFHAGDPTVLRRTCEQAVGRGVAIGAQVGYRDLPGFGRRFIDVLPAELTNDVIYQIGALDAFAKLAGDRVRYVKPHGALYNAIVRHEEQAAAVVEAVRLYDPDLPVLGLPGSAWLRRAAEAGLRVVHEAFADRAYTPQGTLVSRREPGAVLHDPAAVAERCLRMARGDGIVATDGSVIELDADSICVHGDSPGAVRIARAVSDRLSSAGVELTPFAASHPGPAPSGGTPPTP, encoded by the coding sequence GTGCACATCGACCTCAACTCCGACCTCGGTGAAGGGTTCGGGCGCTGGGAGCTCGGCGACGACGAAGCGCTGCTGTCCATCGTGACCAGCGCCAACGTCGCCTGCGGGTTCCACGCCGGCGACCCCACCGTGCTGCGCCGCACCTGCGAGCAGGCGGTCGGGCGCGGAGTGGCCATAGGCGCTCAGGTGGGCTACCGCGACCTCCCGGGCTTCGGGCGGCGCTTCATCGACGTGCTCCCCGCCGAACTCACCAACGACGTGATCTACCAGATCGGCGCGCTGGACGCCTTCGCGAAGCTGGCCGGCGACCGGGTGCGCTACGTCAAACCGCACGGGGCGCTCTACAACGCGATCGTGCGGCACGAGGAGCAGGCCGCGGCCGTGGTCGAGGCCGTGCGCCTGTACGACCCGGACCTGCCCGTGCTGGGCCTGCCCGGCTCGGCCTGGCTGCGCCGGGCGGCCGAGGCCGGCCTGCGCGTGGTGCACGAGGCCTTCGCCGACCGCGCCTACACGCCGCAGGGCACGCTGGTGTCGCGCCGCGAACCCGGCGCGGTGCTGCACGACCCGGCCGCGGTGGCCGAACGCTGCCTGCGGATGGCCCGGGGGGACGGGATCGTCGCGACCGACGGCTCCGTGATCGAGCTGGACGCCGACTCCATCTGCGTCCACGGCGACAGCCCCGGCGCGGTCCGCATCGCCCGTGCGGTGTCGGACCGGCTGTCCTCGGCCGGTGTCGAACTGACGCCGTTCGCCGCCTCCCACCCGGGCCCCGCCCCGTCCGGGGGCACACCGCCCACTCCTTGA
- a CDS encoding YjbQ family protein gives MRTKLLDLHTGGSESITDITRQCADFAAEAGADGLLHVFVPHATAGVAIIELGAGSDDDLLAALADLLPADNRWRHRHGSPGHGRSHVLPALIPPYATIPVFSGEPALGTWQSIAIVDVNVDNPDRQVRLSFLTSPADGAGW, from the coding sequence ATGCGGACAAAACTTCTCGATCTGCACACCGGCGGATCGGAGAGCATCACCGACATCACCCGCCAGTGCGCGGACTTCGCCGCCGAGGCCGGCGCCGACGGACTCCTGCACGTGTTCGTCCCGCACGCCACCGCGGGCGTGGCGATCATCGAGCTGGGCGCCGGATCCGACGACGACCTGCTCGCGGCGCTGGCCGACCTGCTGCCCGCCGACAACCGGTGGCGGCACCGGCACGGCTCGCCCGGGCACGGCCGCTCCCACGTCCTTCCTGCGCTGATTCCGCCCTATGCGACGATTCCCGTGTTTTCCGGGGAACCGGCGCTGGGAACGTGGCAATCTATCGCCATTGTGGACGTGAACGTCGACAATCCTGACCGGCAGGTGCGGCTGTCATTCTTGACGAGCCCGGCTGACGGGGCAGGATGGTAG
- a CDS encoding GntR family transcriptional regulator has protein sequence MTRNGVDVTVTGDWIGRLADSKGALERSSTAERVADVLRDHIIEGVMAPGARLSEEAIGAALGVSRNTLRESFRLLGHERLLVHEFHRGVFVAKPTATDVVDLYRVRRALELAALRGAGGAPEKAVEAVGAAVREGEESLERGDWWGIGTANMHFHQAIAALSASPRTNEIMRQLLAELRLVFHVMAAPREFHAPYLSHNREIYELLRDGRCGTAADRLAEYFDVAEQQLVGAFAALAGSEKQGAG, from the coding sequence ATGACGAGGAACGGAGTGGATGTGACGGTGACGGGCGACTGGATCGGCCGGCTGGCGGACTCCAAGGGGGCGCTGGAGCGGTCGAGCACCGCGGAACGGGTCGCCGACGTGTTGCGCGACCACATCATCGAGGGCGTGATGGCTCCCGGTGCCCGCCTGTCGGAGGAGGCGATCGGCGCCGCGCTGGGCGTCTCCCGCAACACGCTGCGCGAGTCGTTCCGGCTGCTCGGTCACGAGCGGCTGCTGGTGCACGAGTTCCATCGGGGCGTGTTCGTCGCCAAGCCCACCGCCACCGACGTCGTGGACCTGTACCGGGTGCGCCGCGCGCTGGAGCTGGCGGCGCTGCGCGGCGCGGGAGGGGCTCCCGAGAAGGCCGTCGAGGCGGTCGGTGCGGCGGTCCGGGAGGGCGAGGAGTCGCTGGAGCGCGGCGACTGGTGGGGTATCGGCACCGCCAACATGCACTTCCACCAGGCGATCGCCGCCCTGAGCGCCAGTCCGCGGACCAACGAGATCATGCGCCAGCTCCTGGCCGAGCTCCGGCTGGTCTTCCACGTGATGGCCGCTCCGCGGGAATTCCACGCGCCCTACCTGAGCCACAACCGCGAGATCTACGAACTTCTGCGCGACGGCCGCTGCGGCACGGCCGCCGACCGGCTCGCCGAGTACTTCGACGTCGCCGAGCAGCAGCTCGTCGGCGCCTTCGCCGCCCTCGCCGGGAGCGAGAAGCAGGGTGCGGGCTGA
- a CDS encoding 5-oxoprolinase subunit B family protein: MHILNCADSGVLVEVADLGEVLALQAALADDPPPGVVDVVPAARTVLLRMRPGAGNVDTVAAAVRGLRLRPGQRADAGEAEIPVAYDGADLADVAGLTGMSEREVVAAHTGAAWTVAFCGFAPGFGYMVSDDPRLHVPRRKEARTRVPAGAVGLAGEFSGVYPRRSPGGWQLIGRTDTAIWDLERDPPGLLRPGVRVRFVEA; this comes from the coding sequence ATGCACATCCTCAACTGCGCGGACTCCGGTGTCCTCGTCGAGGTCGCCGACCTCGGCGAGGTGCTGGCTCTGCAGGCGGCCCTGGCCGACGACCCGCCGCCGGGGGTCGTCGACGTCGTGCCGGCGGCACGCACCGTGCTGCTGCGGATGCGCCCGGGCGCAGGGAACGTCGACACCGTGGCCGCCGCCGTGCGCGGACTGCGCCTGCGGCCGGGGCAGCGGGCCGACGCCGGCGAGGCGGAGATCCCGGTCGCCTACGACGGAGCCGACCTCGCCGACGTCGCCGGGCTCACCGGCATGAGCGAGCGCGAGGTCGTCGCGGCCCACACCGGCGCCGCCTGGACCGTGGCCTTCTGCGGGTTCGCGCCCGGCTTCGGCTACATGGTGAGCGACGACCCCCGGCTGCACGTGCCGCGGCGCAAGGAGGCGCGCACCCGGGTCCCGGCCGGGGCGGTCGGACTGGCCGGTGAGTTCAGCGGCGTCTACCCGCGCCGGTCCCCGGGGGGCTGGCAGCTCATCGGCCGCACCGACACGGCGATCTGGGACCTGGAGCGCGACCCGCCGGGGCTGCTGCGCCCGGGGGTGCGCGTGCGGTTCGTGGAAGCCTAG
- a CDS encoding putative hydro-lyase, whose amino-acid sequence MSSDDPISSTATPPADPAALGPHQARALFRAGLQVPTSGYAAGYAQANLIALPRELAFDFLLFAQRNPKPCPVLDVIEPGRTGSALFDGDVRTDLPAYRIYVNGEQVDEVGDARGAWRDDLVAFLIGCSFTFETPLLEAGVPVRHIEAGSNVAMYRTDRPCRGAGRISGPLVVSMRPIPADRVADAVRITSRYPAVHGAPVHVGDPAALGITDLDRPDFGDPVEIRPGEIPVFWACGVTPQAAVMASAPEFAIGHAPGHMAITDVRDSAYQVP is encoded by the coding sequence GTGAGCAGCGACGATCCCATCAGCAGCACCGCCACCCCGCCGGCCGACCCCGCCGCGCTCGGTCCGCATCAGGCCCGCGCCCTGTTCCGGGCCGGGCTGCAGGTGCCCACCTCGGGCTATGCCGCCGGGTACGCCCAGGCCAACCTGATCGCGCTGCCGCGCGAGCTGGCCTTCGACTTCCTGCTGTTCGCGCAGCGCAATCCCAAGCCCTGTCCGGTGCTCGACGTCATCGAACCCGGGCGGACGGGGTCGGCCCTCTTCGACGGGGACGTGCGCACCGACCTGCCCGCCTACCGGATCTACGTCAACGGCGAGCAGGTCGACGAGGTGGGCGACGCACGCGGTGCCTGGCGCGACGACCTCGTCGCCTTCCTCATCGGGTGCAGCTTCACCTTCGAGACCCCGCTGCTGGAGGCCGGCGTGCCGGTGCGCCACATCGAGGCCGGCTCCAACGTCGCGATGTACCGGACCGACCGGCCCTGCCGCGGCGCCGGGCGGATATCGGGGCCGCTGGTGGTCTCCATGCGGCCGATCCCGGCCGACCGGGTCGCCGACGCGGTCCGCATCACCTCCCGCTACCCGGCGGTGCACGGGGCGCCGGTGCACGTGGGCGACCCCGCGGCACTGGGTATCACCGACCTCGACCGGCCCGACTTCGGCGACCCCGTGGAGATCCGCCCCGGCGAGATCCCGGTCTTCTGGGCCTGCGGCGTCACCCCGCAGGCGGCCGTCATGGCCTCGGCCCCGGAGTTCGCCATCGGCCACGCCCCCGGACACATGGCCATCACCGACGTCCGCGACAGCGCCTACCAGGTGCCGTGA